Proteins encoded within one genomic window of Formosa agariphila KMM 3901:
- a CDS encoding efflux RND transporter periplasmic adaptor subunit: MNKNIIYIGLALVVGLGLGFVFFGHTESQILTESHNHEIGESSEKWTCSMHPQIVRDEAGSCPICGMALIPIAIDSDGLTAQQFKLTKHAMALANIETTTIGEASSDDIQLQLSGTIQVNDDEIFIQPAHFNGRIEKLYVTSVGQKVNKGQLVAKIYSPALLSAQQELITAYKMKGSQPELYKAVRNKFKNWMIHDAQLNAIETSGTVINPFQIYSHVSGTVSEISAKEGDHVMDGKAIFKVANLNTVWAEFDAYENQISALQVGQTVAISAKAYPNRIITSKITFIDPILNASTRTVTVRAVLNNSDHLFKPGMFVEGAIIRMQTINTNKLTIPASAVMWTGKRSVVYLKANVDEPVFEMREIDLGTKQGDTYEVLDGVDVGDVIVTHGTFTVDAAAQLKGKASMMNTNETSKTTAAVIETKSMTSEKFKDVPEVFQKELESVLYLYLNLKDQLVDSDLKSAKLQADLLLARLNTITTESISNHPKMMKDWKTISEQMKTDLVTIQNEDNLKSFRSQFSTISLDLIQLIEKYGVPIQVYVQFCPMANTNKGGYWLSLSEEILNPYYGAAMLGCGENDKIL; encoded by the coding sequence ATGAATAAAAATATAATTTATATCGGATTGGCATTAGTGGTTGGTTTGGGCTTGGGATTCGTGTTTTTTGGACATACAGAATCTCAAATTCTGACAGAATCTCATAATCATGAAATTGGCGAAAGTTCAGAAAAATGGACTTGTTCCATGCATCCTCAAATTGTGAGAGATGAAGCCGGAAGTTGCCCCATTTGTGGTATGGCACTTATTCCTATAGCTATAGATAGCGATGGATTAACAGCTCAGCAATTTAAGCTGACTAAACATGCTATGGCTTTGGCAAATATTGAGACTACAACTATTGGTGAAGCTAGTTCTGACGATATCCAATTACAATTGTCAGGAACAATTCAGGTGAATGATGATGAGATATTTATTCAGCCAGCTCATTTTAATGGTCGTATTGAAAAACTATATGTTACCTCTGTTGGTCAAAAGGTTAATAAAGGTCAATTGGTTGCTAAAATATATTCTCCAGCGTTACTTAGTGCGCAACAGGAATTAATTACGGCGTATAAGATGAAGGGGTCTCAACCCGAATTATATAAAGCGGTTCGTAATAAATTTAAAAACTGGATGATTCATGATGCACAATTAAATGCTATCGAAACATCTGGAACAGTAATTAACCCATTTCAAATCTATTCGCATGTATCGGGAACTGTTTCCGAAATTTCAGCAAAAGAAGGTGATCATGTAATGGACGGCAAAGCCATCTTTAAAGTCGCTAATTTAAATACGGTATGGGCAGAATTTGATGCTTACGAAAATCAGATTTCCGCATTACAAGTGGGGCAAACCGTAGCCATTTCAGCAAAAGCGTATCCAAATCGCATTATTACATCTAAAATTACATTTATCGATCCTATTTTAAACGCATCGACAAGAACGGTTACAGTACGAGCTGTTTTAAATAATTCAGATCATTTGTTTAAACCCGGTATGTTTGTAGAGGGTGCAATTATACGCATGCAAACAATAAACACAAATAAATTAACCATTCCGGCTTCGGCAGTCATGTGGACAGGAAAACGTTCTGTAGTCTATTTAAAAGCTAATGTAGATGAACCTGTTTTTGAAATGCGCGAAATAGATTTAGGGACAAAACAAGGCGATACTTACGAGGTATTAGATGGGGTAGATGTTGGAGATGTTATTGTTACTCATGGTACTTTTACTGTAGATGCAGCAGCACAATTAAAAGGTAAAGCATCTATGATGAATACAAATGAAACTTCTAAAACCACTGCAGCTGTTATTGAAACAAAATCAATGACTTCAGAAAAATTTAAAGATGTACCAGAAGTGTTTCAGAAAGAACTTGAGTCGGTATTGTATTTGTATCTAAATTTAAAAGATCAATTGGTAGACAGTGATTTAAAATCGGCTAAATTACAAGCAGATTTGCTTTTAGCGCGGTTAAACACAATAACAACGGAGTCTATTTCAAATCATCCAAAAATGATGAAGGATTGGAAAACAATTTCAGAACAGATGAAAACAGATTTAGTAACTATTCAAAATGAAGATAACTTAAAATCTTTTCGTTCACAATTTTCTACAATCTCTTTAGATTTAATTCAGTTGATTGAAAAATATGGTGTTCCCATACAAGTTTATGTTCAGTTTTGTCCCATGGCAAATACAAACAAAGGTGGATATTGGCTAAGTTTATCAGAAGAGATCTTGAATCCGTATTATGGTGCTGCAATGTTAGGTTGTGGTGAAAATGACAAAATACTATAG
- a CDS encoding C40 family peptidase — protein sequence MQYGVCNLSIVPLRIEPSDASELISQVLYGEHFKILEQRKKWSKIRLAFDTYEGWIDNKQYVEISEDIYNSLNSEPLKLSTDLVEFVYDNNQQLYPIPLGSTLNSLQLLNHSHDGEVTDTIKPKSNLIDTAFMYLNAPYLWGGKTPFGIDCSGFTQMVYKLNGYKIFRDASQQATQGEALSFIEESEAGDLAFFDNNEGQIVHVGIIMNDNYIIHAHGKIRIDRLDHSGIYNADKNMHTHKLRVIKKII from the coding sequence ATGCAATACGGCGTTTGTAATTTAAGCATTGTCCCTTTAAGAATAGAACCTAGTGATGCTTCTGAACTTATTTCTCAGGTACTCTATGGTGAACATTTTAAGATATTAGAACAGCGAAAAAAATGGAGTAAAATAAGATTGGCTTTCGACACTTATGAAGGTTGGATAGATAATAAACAATATGTTGAAATTTCTGAAGACATATACAACTCACTAAATTCTGAACCTCTAAAATTATCTACAGATTTAGTCGAATTTGTATACGATAATAATCAACAACTTTACCCAATTCCTTTAGGGTCTACATTAAACAGTTTACAACTTTTAAACCATTCTCATGATGGTGAAGTAACAGATACAATTAAACCTAAAAGCAATCTTATAGATACCGCATTTATGTATTTAAATGCTCCGTATTTATGGGGAGGAAAAACACCGTTTGGTATAGACTGTTCTGGGTTTACACAAATGGTTTATAAACTTAACGGCTATAAAATATTTAGAGATGCCTCGCAACAAGCTACTCAAGGCGAAGCCTTAAGTTTTATAGAAGAGAGTGAAGCTGGAGATTTAGCGTTTTTCGATAATAATGAAGGACAGATTGTTCATGTTGGTATTATCATGAACGATAATTATATTATCCATGCACACGGAAAAATTAGAATAGACAGATTAGACCATTCTGGTATTTATAATGCAGATAAAAATATGCACACCCATAAATTACGTGTCATAAAAAAAATCATTTAA
- a CDS encoding acetyl-CoA C-acyltransferase: MSKEVVIVSAARTPIGSFLGSISTIPAPKLGAVAIKGALDKIQLDPNLVDEVFMGQVVQAGAGQAPAKQAAIFAGIPNTVPCTTVNKVCASGMKAMMLAAQSIALGDAEIIVAGGMENMSMIPHYMHARTGTKFGPTTLVDGLQQDGLLDAYNQNAMGVCADACATEHKFTREAQDAYAIQSYSRSAKAWESGKFDNEVVPVEIPQRRGEPVIFRKDEEFTNVKLDKIPSLRAVFTKDGTVTAANASTINDGAGAVILMSKDKAESLGLKPLAVIKSYADASLAPEWFTTAPAKALPKALDKANLKIEDIEFFEFNEAFSVVGLANMKLLGLTDTNVNVNGGAVSLGHPLGCSGVRIVITLLNVLEQNNAKLGAAAICNGGGGASAMVIERL; this comes from the coding sequence ATGAGTAAAGAAGTCGTTATTGTTTCAGCAGCCCGAACACCAATTGGAAGTTTTTTAGGCTCAATTTCTACTATTCCCGCGCCAAAATTAGGTGCTGTCGCCATTAAAGGTGCGCTCGATAAAATACAACTTGACCCGAATTTGGTCGATGAAGTTTTTATGGGACAAGTGGTACAAGCTGGTGCAGGGCAAGCTCCGGCAAAACAAGCGGCTATCTTTGCAGGTATTCCTAATACAGTACCTTGTACAACAGTAAATAAAGTTTGTGCTTCGGGTATGAAAGCCATGATGCTAGCTGCACAGTCTATTGCACTTGGCGATGCTGAAATTATTGTAGCAGGTGGTATGGAAAACATGAGTATGATTCCACATTATATGCATGCTAGAACAGGTACTAAATTTGGTCCTACGACTTTAGTCGACGGACTTCAACAAGATGGGTTATTAGATGCCTACAACCAAAATGCTATGGGAGTTTGTGCAGATGCCTGCGCAACAGAGCATAAATTTACTCGAGAAGCACAAGATGCTTATGCAATACAATCCTATTCACGTTCTGCAAAAGCTTGGGAATCTGGAAAATTCGACAATGAAGTTGTTCCGGTTGAAATACCTCAGCGACGCGGAGAGCCTGTTATCTTTAGGAAAGACGAAGAATTCACAAATGTTAAATTAGATAAAATTCCTTCACTACGCGCCGTATTTACAAAAGACGGTACTGTAACTGCCGCAAATGCCTCTACAATAAATGATGGTGCTGGCGCTGTAATTTTAATGAGTAAAGACAAAGCGGAATCTTTAGGATTAAAACCTTTAGCCGTTATAAAAAGCTATGCAGATGCCTCTCTTGCTCCTGAATGGTTTACAACGGCTCCTGCAAAAGCATTACCAAAAGCATTAGATAAAGCAAATTTGAAAATTGAAGATATAGAGTTTTTCGAATTTAATGAAGCCTTTTCTGTAGTAGGTTTAGCCAATATGAAACTCTTAGGATTAACAGATACCAATGTAAATGTTAACGGAGGTGCCGTTTCTTTAGGGCATCCTTTAGGCTGTTCTGGAGTACGAATTGTTATCACGCTTTTAAATGTTTTAGAACAAAATAATGCTAAACTAGGTGCTGCTGCAATTTGTAATGGAGGTGGTGGAGCTTCTGCAATGGTAATAGAACGTCTTTAA